AAATTTACACAGGTATTAACAATCGCCCTTGCAAATTCTTCAATGGTTGGGAATTTTCAACAAAAGTTTTGACGGAAAGACTAAGGATGTTGGAATCAATGGGGATTCTCTATCGCCACTATGAGCCAACTATTCCCCCACAAGTTACCTATGGTCTTACCGAACGAGGAAAAGAACTAACCAAAGCCCTGGCTCCTTTATATAAACATACCTTACAAGCACCGGGTTATACCTCTGGTACACAGCCATGAATCTTACAGCATTGGCACAAAAAAAGAAGTTTCTGACATTGTTATTGAAATTATTGTTACCAGTGGCACTATTGACAGAAGACAATTATACAAACCCAAGCAAGTAAGAGAAGTTTGGTTCTGGAAATCTGACACCATTAGAATATTTCGTTTAAATTCCTCTGGGGAATATGAGTCCGTCGAGCGTAGCAGTTTCTTCCCAGATTTAGACCCAAATATATTACTGCCATATATCGCTATACCTGACCAGTATGATGCTGTTCAGGCATTTGAGCAATTTTTGCGATCTCAACGTCCTTGAGTTGATTTACTCCCCTAAAATTTCGGATTTTTGCGATCGTAAAGTTTTTAAACGATTGCACTTTGTACCAGCTCGATGGTTTATTTATCATAGGGACATCCCCTCTTAAAGGCACCCACCAACTATATTAGGAGGCATCCGTGTCCCAAACACCTGTAAAAATGACGGTTGAGGAGTATCTAACCTACGATGACGGTACAGACAAGCGTTACGAACTGGAAAACGGGGTATTAATAGAAATGCCTCCTGGTACTGGTAAACATGAAGCAATTATCACTTTTCTCGTCGTTCGCTTCTTTTTGGAAAAGGAACGTTTGGGATTAACATTAGAACCGCGTTCCAATGGTGTCGAGGTCATGACTAATTCACAAATTAGGCGTCCTGATGTATTAGTCATGACTCAACAACAAGCTATTTCCATTGAAAATAAATCGGCTGTTCTGAAAACTGCACCCCCACTCATTGTTGAAGTTGTCTCTCCTGAATCTATTGACCGGGATTACAATACTAAAAAATTAGAGTACGCAACCTTTGGTGTTAATGAATATTGGATTGTCGATCCATTAGAAGACAAAGTAACAGTCTGTTTACTAGCTGGTTCGGCTTACAAGCAAACAGTATTTACTGGCGAGCAAACAATTGTATCGCTGACGCTCCCGCAACTTAATGTAACTGCTCAAAAAATCTTAGCACCATCACTTTAATATACAAAAATTGAAATCAATCTTGCAATATTTGCATGAATGATGCGATAAGCCCGATACTGAACGGAAGACAGCCCTAGTTTCCGAGCAACTCGTTGTAATTCGCTGGCTTTATCTGGCATTGGCAATTACTAGACCGACATCATTGGGTAGAGAACGCCCTTGTTCTTCGTATTCTTCCTCGATCGTGTCAAAAACAAAAACAAGCTCAGCACGAGCTTCATCTAAAGTTTATCCCTAAGCATGACAGTTAGGAATTGCTGGGAGATAGGAGCATCTTCAGCTTGGAGGAAGGCAATCGCTTTTTCAGAGTTTCCTGCTAGAAAGTCAATCATTGCTTTGGGATAGAACTTCTTTTCGTTCTCAAAGGCTGTTAATTACTCCCTGAAAGTTTGGCGATCGCATCCCTAGACCGTTGCTGAAACTCATCTGACATCTGTGGTGTCCATTGTGACTGAGAAATTGACTGCGTGTTGCCAAAGAGCAGGCTCAGCAAGCAAACAATTGTGGCGCGATTGAGGTACTTAAGGTACGATTTTTTCACGAGGGAGAGACATTCCTTTGAAACTGAGCGACCACCAAACCAGATGGGTGAACTGAGCGCACTCGAACCAAGTGAAGGTGAAGGCGAGGTAGGCAATTGCTACTGCCTCTATGCCACGATAGGGCGATTTAACGATCTGCCACAGACAAAATCCTAACAGGGCAAGATAGGGTAGCATTCCCAGTAAGCCTACAGATAGATTTGTATCTAAAATCAGATTGTGTGCTTTCACTGTAGGTAGTGGTGCTGTCATGAGTTGTCCGTCCTTGTCTTGGTACTCGAAGGTAAAGTCTCCCAAACGAGTTACTTTTACTAGCTTTTTGCGGTACTGTACCTCCGGGTAAGCGACACCAAAACCATCCATACCCCATCCGAGTAAGGGACGCTTATTGATACCATGCTGTGATACCTCCCATAGGTGAACTCGGTCGGATGTGATTTGTTTGATAACTGGTAGTTTGTCAAGATGTCTGGTAGTCGTGGTGATGCCAACTACCACCAGACATGCCAGTACCGATGGGACTAATAGCTTGTAATGCGATCGTCCTAAAAGATAAGCAGTTGCTACCATCAAGGCTAATAATCCTGCCCGAGTTTGGGTCAGCAGTAGGGCAGGGATAATGAGGACACTGGCTATAGCAGCACACCGAGTGCTTATCCACTGCCACTGCCAACCCACAAGTGTCATGACTGCCGTTACTGATAGGACAAATGACGCATGACCCCTATGAGAGTACAAACCGATTGGCTGTTGGTTTTGGAAAATGCTACTGGCTAAGATATTCTCCTTGAGAAGTTGTCCTGATGTGGCAGTGTAGTCGATTTTCCAGTTAATGGCTTGGGGGAAAATACTGATGGCAAGGACGACGCCACCAATGATTAGCCCTTGGAGTTGCGATCGCCCTAGTTCTGGATGCAGTCTGAGTAGTAGAGTATTGCTGAGGGTGAAGATGGCAATCAGTACCCAGTAGAGCAACCCATCACCCATCTGTTCTTGACCGAGTAGCGATCGTAAAGGGAAGGGACTCGTAAGAGTTGAGATGAGTCCAACACCGAGAAATATCTCCCACAAGAGTTTGCTGAATTTCCAAGTTCGGGGAATCTTGAGTTGAAACCTTTCTTCCCATAGGATTAAGAAGTTGAATATGCACGTGAGAAGGATGACGAGTACTTTTGGTTGAGTCCAAATTTCCCCTCGCATCGTACCCCACGGATTTATCAGAATGATGCTGAAGGAAAACAGCAAAGTGTAAAGGTGGTTCACGACTGCTTGTCTTTACGAATTTTCATGGCTTTGACTACACCCCATGCTGCAATTGCCAGCAGCCCCAGTGCAGATGTGGATTCAGGGACAGAGATCGGAGATTCAGAATCGTCATAGCTGATATTTGCCACGTCCAAATTGCTGCTGTCGAAAAGTGACAACTTTTGGTCTTCATTCTCGTTATCAACAACTCTGTAACTGCATCCACCGCCACCGCTACTGGGGTTACAAGAAGGTGGTGGTGGGGGAGGTGGCAGTGGACATTCGCTATCAACACTTGTATTTGGGCACGAACGACGACGAACTGTATTTTTCCACCCCCACCTGATTCCATTGTAAATTGTAACAGTCCTTTTATTGCTTCCTGGAGGCGTAGTTTCTTGAACTAAGTAGAGTTGTGCATTGAAGTAAGTGTTTCTACGAGCATTGCTAATACCACCAGCATATGGTCGATCCATAAAAAAGTCTTCGCCTGCAAAACGGTAGCCTGAATAGTCATAATAAGGAGTGCTTTTTCTTCCACTATTATCGACAAAAGGAATACCAGATATGATAGGCACGCCAGGATTAGCTTTGCCGTAGTTAGCTTGCACCACCTGAATCCAGTGGAGTTTGCCCTGTCCTGGTTGGGGATCGTTAGGCTCTGGATTGTACTTTAAGTGAAAAAGAGAGCCAACTCCACGGTAAATACCTGTAGGAATGTCACTTATGGGCGTACTAGCTCCACCACACGCATCTCCAAGATTGCAAGCCTGATAAGTGACAATCTCAAAACTACCTTTTAAATCGTTTTTTGCAGGCTGAAAGTTCCATCCAAAAAAGCCTAGTTCAGACGTAAGAGACCAGAGACGAAGTGTTGTATTAAACGAAAACGTCCCACCTCGTGGAAGAAGTCCATACCATAAACTCTTATCTATTACCGTTGTGGCATCTTGACTGGGACTTACTTGAGCAAAAGACTGTTCTCTATAAAACTCAACATCAGAAGGATTTGAGGGTGTAATGGTAAACGCTACACCCGTTCCATCTGTTAATGCAATCATTAATGTGGATGCAAAAAAAACTAAAGAATATTGTCGCAGTAACATTTTCAGTGGCTCCTTATATGTTTTAGCTCTCAATGTGAGATTAGTCTTTTGGAAAATCAAAATCTAGCTTCACTTTACAGATGGACTAAATGTAAATCCACAAATGGAGTTGTTACTTGACCCGTCCAGAGTCCTTCTATTAACTTTGTATCTGTACTCACAGAACCGTACATTGTTACCATTGCCTTTAGATTGTTATACGTAAACCGGAACTGATAATTACCAAGCTTAAAAGGTTGAAAAATCCATTTACCACCTTCTCCGCTATCCATGCTAAGTCCAAGCCTTTCGCCCCAAATCCAAAAGATTTCTGCATTAGGAAAGAAGGTCACACTTTCTCCAGGTATGACAAAAGGAAAATCAGATTCTAAGGGCGCTGTGGGGCTAATACAGCCCCCTTCCAAGGAAATTGGATTATCTGGACTATTTACACTCACAATTTCTGGAAACAAGGTGAAATACAAGCTAAATCGAAGAGGAGTTGGGGTGTTATTAGTAATACGAATACCAATCTTTACAGAATATCTAGGGGAAAAATATCCAGGTGGTATTGGTAATAAAGGTTGTAATACGCACAGCAGTTTCTGCACCAAGGTTCTTTTTGGTACGTTCAACACTGGCTCCAGCACTATAGTTTCAAAACGGACGCCATCTACTTCAACAGCATTGTTATCATTCGATATACTTGATGTCATATTAACTACCCTCTCAATAACTATTACTTTTGGTTGAGTCCAGATTTCCCCGCGCATCGTACCTCAAGGGTTGATGAGAATTATGCTGAGGGAAAACAATAGGGTGTAAAGGTGGTTCACGACTGCTTGTCTTTACGAATTTTTAGGGCTTTCATTACACCCCATGCTGCAAGTGCTAGCAGTCCCATTACGGATGTGGATTCAGGGACCGAGAGGTGAGATGCGGACTTGTTATCTTTATCTGATAGAAGTTTTTGGTCTTTAGTTGAGTTAACAGCAGAGGTTCTTAAGCAACCGCCGCCACCGCTACCACCGTTGCAAGGAGGTGGCGGTGGGTCTTGCTCTTTATAACCCTTAATATTTTTCCATCCCCATTGGATGCCGTCGTAAATGACCACTTTTTTCTGACGACTCGAAGGTGGTGTTGTTTCCTTAACGAAGTAAAGCTGCGCCTCAAAGTAATTGTTATTTGCCAAGACACCTGGATATTCATCTCCATCGACATAAGGCATATCTCTAAAAAGTGTTGGAGTGACTGCTAATGACACCTCGTCAGCGTAAGGAGTATCTCTTTGGAGAAAATTGTCAACAAACCAAATATTAGGTATGAAAAAAGGATTCCCGAACACACCCGCATAACTAGCTCTTGCTACTTGAATCCAGTGAGTCTTTTCTCCTGGAGGAGGGACTGTAGGCGCTGGATCGTACCTCAAACGAAAATTAGCTCCTATTCCATTTGTACTAGGCTCAAAATTCCGATCATATGGACGTTCACCACCACAAACGTCTTCGTAACCACAAGCGAGATAATCCTCAACAATAAAACTACCTGTTAATGCTTGTTGGGATGGCTGAAAATCCCAACCAAAAAGACCACGCTCAGAAAAGAGTGACCAGATGGTAAGCGTAGTCGAAAATGATCGTGAGCCACCTAATGGAAGAGGTTGTGTCCATAACCTTGTATCTACTTCTACTGTATTACGAAATGGAGGAGAAATGCTAGGAGGTGTTGGATAATCTGAGCTTTGCCTCCAGTATTGTGTAGCACCAGGTTGGCTAGGTATAATTTTCATGGCAAAACTTTCTTGAATCGTTGCAATAATTGTTAAAGACCATACAAGCAAAGTTATGGAGTATTTCAAAGATTTCATTGTTGGTGTCCTATATATTTCTCAGTTTAAAAAACAGATATTTGACAAATTTAGAAACAAATAGCGAAGAAAATCATGTCGCTTTATTTTCATTTTATGGTTCGACAAGAGTCAATTGGACAGAAGGTAGAGTTACCCAACCTGTCCAAACTTTTTCTAATACTTCCTTCTCTAAATGAGTTGCACTTTCAGGTATTTTATATGTAACTTGAAGATGATAAAATTGGTTTGCTGTGAGTTCGCCAAAATTAAAGTAAGAATCGTTTCCAGTAAATTGTTGACGAGTTTTCCTTGGAAATGCTATTTGAAGAACATTTTTGTTCCTCCATGAAATTACCCCATTTAGACTAAAAAATGCACTTTTTCCTGATTGAACCGAATAATCAGTTAGTAGTTTTGGCTTTCCAGGGCTTATTTTTTCAGGAAGAATTTGTATTGCTCTGTTCTCATCATCTGTTAGATACATATCTATAGAACTTGGTTGATAAAAACGAAGTGAGTTGGAAGTATTGTTGATAACTTGGATACCTAGCTTGACATCAGTTTTATTTCCTGTTTGTCTATTTGGGATGGTTAAAACCGATTCAGGCATCTCTATTTTGAATCTGACTCCATCGACTTCGATAGCGCGATTGTCAGTGGATAAGGGTTGAACCAGACGAAGATTGAGCCAGGGGGTTGCTAGCATTCTTGAACTGATATCCCCCACGGTTATCGAGCGATTAATATTAGATTCATCAGACAATGTATTTTCATCGTAGGTATTCAAAATCCATCGAAGTTGGTAATTTTCTGCTTCTAGCCCATCAAAACACCAGAAAGATGTGGGGTGAAAAGAATTGGGTGAGAACATTGGAATAGTAGGAATTTTTAGCCGGAGAATATTGTGCTCCCAAAGAAACTTTGCCGGGAAATCAAAGCCGGAAGAGCAATTAGGTGGAATTTGAAAAAAAACGGCTTCCCGACCCTGATTTCGCTGAAGCAAAGTGTTTTGCTGGTTATTCGTAAAATCCGCATCAGTCACTAAACGTCTTTGTATGATTTGTCCATCTAGTGTCAAGAGTTCTGGAAGAATCGGTTGCAAAGGATGCAAACGAAAGCGAGTTGAAGTCTTGTTAAAGATACTCACACTCAATCGAATCGGCGTATTTATCCCCATCTCATTTTGTGGGATGGGATAAGCAACCTTATTAGGAAAAAGTACTCTGGGAGGTCTGTGAATGTCTAAACTGATACTATTTGATTCAGAAGATGTCATATTGGTCACCCTATTAATTGCTGTATCTTCACACATTAGCTAATTTTTTGAAGCTGAAGCTAGTACAGCTTGGCACAAGCAAACATACCCATTAAAGGTTACGAAAATTAGATGGTTTGCTTGTGTCCTTAACGGTTGGCATATTTCCGCCAATCTGTACTAGTACTTTATTACCCAAGCATCAACCTTACCTGCATTACTACCTCCCAATGCACCCCTAGTAATTCCTGTAATGTAGACATTGCCAGCAGTATCGATCGCAATATCCCTAGAAATATCATCATCAGAAGAGCCTACTTGATCGATAGATAGCTGATTACCATTAAAATCGTATTTTGCTATCCAAGCATCAATGTTTCCGCTATTACTTTTACCTAAAACAGCATCAGTGTAACCTGTAATATAGACGTAGCCAGCATTATCTACGGCGATATCATTGGAGACATCTAAGCCAGAAGTACCCAATTTTCTACTCCAAGTTAAGTTCCCGTTACTGCTGTACTTAGCTATCCAAGCATCTACAATCTCAGCACTATTTCCTCCTAAGCCACCTTCAGAACCTCCAGTGATATAAACATTTCCATTGTTATCTACAGAAACACCAAATGAGTAATCTCTGGCACTTGTACCCAATTGTTTCGCCCAACTCAGAGAACCATTGGTGTCATACTTTGCTACCCAGCTATCAAAATTTCCGAAATTATTTCCTCCTAATGCGCCCTGAGTTCCTCCGGTAATGTATACGTTACCAGCGTTATCTACTGTGATGCTATCGGAAATATCGAAGCTAGTAGTACCTAATTTTTTGTTCCAAAACAGATTTCCGTTACTGTCATATTTTGTTAGTAAAATATCAACATCATCAGCACTACTTCCTTCTGTTCCTCCAGTCACATAGACATTGCCTACTTTGTCTACGGTCAGACCAAAAGAAACAAAATAGCCGTTCATGCCCAATTCTTGTGTCCAAGTGAAATTTCCGTTGGTGTCATATCTAGTTAACCAAACATTATTTGTAGGATTACTGCTTCCAGAAGGATTACCTCCTTCAACAACAATGTAAATATTTCCGTAACTATCGACACTTATGTTACGAGAGTTGTCATTACTACTAGTACCGATCTGTTTTTTCCACGACAATGTTCCGTTAGGAGTGTATTTAGCTAACCAACTATCTAGACCTCCAGCATTTGTTCCTCCCAATGAACCTTCAGTATATCCCGTAATATAGACATTGCCAGCACTATCAACGGCAACACTATAGGAGGAGTCATCACCCGTAGTACCTAACTGTCGAATCCACTTTGAATTTAAAGTATGAGATTCTACTGGCGCAGTCGTGCTCTCAATGCTGAGATTGTAGAAGGTGCTTGCCCCACTCTCGCCAGGATAGACACGGATGTAGTAAGTGCCTGCACCTAGAGTTCTGCTGATAGATTCAGCCGCCGTGTCACCGTTAGTTGAACTAGCGATCGCATTCCCATTGCTATCAAGCAATTGTACATCAGCATTCCCACTTAAACCGTTCATGGCAAGATTTAAGTTCCTAGTAGTGTCGAGGCTGAAACGGTAGTAATCGTTGGTATCAGCACTACCCACCCAATCAGTATAAGTGCTAGTAGTAGAATTTACGGCGATTTGACGTGCATTATTGAGGGTATTTCCAGCGTAGTCATTGGGTGTAATAGACGCGCTTAAATTGTAGTTAGTGTTAGCACTACTATAGGGATAGACTTGGATGTAGTAAGTACCCGCACTTAAAGTTCTACTAATAGCTTCAGCAGTGGTACCACCCGCAGCAGAACTAGCAATGACTTCGCCGCTATCGATGACCCCATTGCTATTGCTATCCCAAATTAATTGCACATCAGCATCAGCTACCAGACCATTGAGGGTAAGATTAAAACTGCTAGTTTGACTGAGGTTGAAACGGTAAAAATCGTTAGTGTCAGTGCTACCCACCCAATCACTGTAGGTGCTAGCTGTGGAATTTAGGGTGATTTGACGTGCATTGTTGAGGGTATTCCCAGCATAATCGTTAATTGTTGCTGACATGCTCAAGTTGTAGTTGGTGTTAGCACCACCATAGGGATAGACTC
This genomic interval from Scytonema hofmannii PCC 7110 contains the following:
- a CDS encoding winged helix-turn-helix transcriptional regulator; the protein is MLESMGILYRHYEPTIPPQVTYGLTERGKELTKALAPLYKHTLQAPGYTSGTQP
- a CDS encoding Uma2 family endonuclease → MDRRQLYKPKQVREVWFWKSDTIRIFRLNSSGEYESVERSSFFPDLDPNILLPYIAIPDQYDAVQAFEQFLRSQRP
- a CDS encoding Uma2 family endonuclease, encoding MSQTPVKMTVEEYLTYDDGTDKRYELENGVLIEMPPGTGKHEAIITFLVVRFFLEKERLGLTLEPRSNGVEVMTNSQIRRPDVLVMTQQQAISIENKSAVLKTAPPLIVEVVSPESIDRDYNTKKLEYATFGVNEYWIVDPLEDKVTVCLLAGSAYKQTVFTGEQTIVSLTLPQLNVTAQKILAPSL
- a CDS encoding O-antigen ligase family protein, which encodes MNHLYTLLFSFSIILINPWGTMRGEIWTQPKVLVILLTCIFNFLILWEERFQLKIPRTWKFSKLLWEIFLGVGLISTLTSPFPLRSLLGQEQMGDGLLYWVLIAIFTLSNTLLLRLHPELGRSQLQGLIIGGVVLAISIFPQAINWKIDYTATSGQLLKENILASSIFQNQQPIGLYSHRGHASFVLSVTAVMTLVGWQWQWISTRCAAIASVLIIPALLLTQTRAGLLALMVATAYLLGRSHYKLLVPSVLACLVVVGITTTTRHLDKLPVIKQITSDRVHLWEVSQHGINKRPLLGWGMDGFGVAYPEVQYRKKLVKVTRLGDFTFEYQDKDGQLMTAPLPTVKAHNLILDTNLSVGLLGMLPYLALLGFCLWQIVKSPYRGIEAVAIAYLAFTFTWFECAQFTHLVWWSLSFKGMSLPREKIVP
- a CDS encoding SBBP repeat-containing protein, encoding MTIDGAGNTLMSAREFNITPTTQTFTDWVGSSDLNDFYRFSLSNSSSFNLALNGLVADADVQLLDSSGNTLASSAAGGITAESISRTLDAGTYYIQVYPYNGANTNYNLSVSATINDYAGNTLNNARQITLNSTASTYSDWVGSSDTDDYYRFSLSANSSVNLVLNGLTENADVQLLNSSGNVLTSSTSSGTATEFISYSLDTGIYYVRVYPYGGANTNYNLSMSATINDYAGNTLNNARQITLNSTASTYSDWVGSTDTNDFYRFNLSQTSSFNLTLNGLVADADVQLIWDSNSNGVIDSGEVIASSAAGGTTAEAISRTLSAGTYYIQVYPYSSANTNYNLSASITPNDYAGNTLNNARQIAVNSTTSTYTDWVGSADTNDYYRFSLDTTRNLNLAMNGLSGNADVQLLDSNGNAIASSTNGDTAAESISRTLGAGTYYIRVYPGESGASTFYNLSIESTTAPVESHTLNSKWIRQLGTTGDDSSYSVAVDSAGNVYITGYTEGSLGGTNAGGLDSWLAKYTPNGTLSWKKQIGTSSNDNSRNISVDSYGNIYIVVEGGNPSGSSNPTNNVWLTRYDTNGNFTWTQELGMNGYFVSFGLTVDKVGNVYVTGGTEGSSADDVDILLTKYDSNGNLFWNKKLGTTSFDISDSITVDNAGNVYITGGTQGALGGNNFGNFDSWVAKYDTNGSLSWAKQLGTSARDYSFGVSVDNNGNVYITGGSEGGLGGNSAEIVDAWIAKYSSNGNLTWSRKLGTSGLDVSNDIAVDNAGYVYITGYTDAVLGKSNSGNIDAWIAKYDFNGNQLSIDQVGSSDDDISRDIAIDTAGNVYITGITRGALGGSNAGKVDAWVIKY